In a single window of the Natronosalvus caseinilyticus genome:
- a CDS encoding DUF7576 family protein, with protein MRTCRTDGGTADERDCRTCGESLADTPDQRVLTAVEDEAVVHRHFCSDECLERWLE; from the coding sequence ATGCGCACGTGTCGAACTGACGGCGGAACGGCCGACGAACGGGACTGTCGGACGTGTGGAGAGTCCCTCGCTGACACACCGGATCAGCGGGTACTCACCGCCGTCGAGGACGAAGCGGTGGTCCACCGCCACTTCTGTAGCGACGAGTGCCTCGAACGCTGGCTCGAGTAG
- the engB gene encoding GTP-binding protein EngB produces MNPFETRPDRDAEVVLVGRSNVGKSTLMRELTGHKFDTGGKPGVTRTPNHYDWTAEDFVITDLPGFGFMSGVEADRQDQIKTDIVRYLEAHADSILVGILVVDGKSVVDIIDRHSGEDEIPYDVEMFHFLRELDVPTVVAVNKMDKVDDRDERLDELCDRLGLLPPWKQWQDTIAPITAKRGQIDALEEAVRTHLHEQKRDDLFRFF; encoded by the coding sequence GTGAATCCCTTCGAGACGCGACCCGACCGCGACGCCGAGGTCGTCCTGGTCGGCCGGTCGAACGTCGGCAAGTCGACGCTGATGCGAGAGCTTACGGGCCACAAATTCGACACCGGCGGCAAGCCCGGCGTCACCCGGACGCCCAACCACTACGACTGGACGGCCGAGGACTTCGTCATCACGGACCTCCCCGGATTCGGCTTTATGAGCGGCGTCGAAGCGGATCGCCAGGACCAGATCAAGACGGACATCGTCCGATACCTCGAGGCCCACGCCGATTCGATCCTCGTCGGCATCCTCGTCGTCGACGGCAAGAGCGTGGTCGACATCATCGACCGTCACTCCGGCGAGGACGAGATTCCCTACGACGTCGAGATGTTTCACTTTCTCCGGGAACTCGACGTGCCGACGGTCGTCGCCGTCAACAAGATGGATAAGGTCGACGACCGGGACGAGCGACTCGACGAACTGTGCGACCGACTGGGGCTCCTTCCGCCGTGGAAGCAGTGGCAGGACACGATCGCCCCGATCACGGCCAAACGGGGGCAGATCGACGCGCTCGAGGAGGCGGTTCGCACGCACCTGCACGAACAAAAACGGGACGATCTATTCCGATTCTTCTGA
- a CDS encoding GNAT family N-acetyltransferase translates to MVEIRPARATDGEALVSVHVAAVRELGVAAYESAQVDAWAANKSPDGYPVDVDTAHFVVATRNGTVVGFGHLEFGVDEVQAVYVHPDHARTGVGRALLDHLEATARATGLERLTLLASKNAVEFYEHHGWRGLEWVDHESTGGVVLECLRMEKSVGQSSRSE, encoded by the coding sequence ATGGTCGAAATCCGCCCTGCTCGAGCGACCGACGGCGAGGCCCTCGTGTCGGTCCACGTCGCCGCCGTCCGCGAACTCGGAGTCGCCGCCTACGAGTCAGCGCAGGTCGACGCCTGGGCGGCCAACAAGTCGCCCGACGGCTACCCCGTCGACGTGGATACCGCACACTTCGTCGTTGCCACGCGAAACGGCACGGTCGTCGGCTTCGGCCACCTCGAGTTCGGCGTGGACGAGGTCCAGGCCGTCTACGTCCACCCCGACCACGCGCGAACGGGAGTGGGACGAGCGCTCCTCGACCACCTCGAAGCAACGGCCCGCGCGACCGGACTCGAGCGTCTGACGCTGCTCGCGTCGAAAAACGCCGTCGAGTTCTACGAACACCACGGCTGGCGGGGGCTCGAGTGGGTCGACCACGAGTCGACCGGTGGCGTCGTCCTCGAGTGTTTGCGGATGGAAAAGTCGGTCGGCCAGTCGTCCAGAAGCGAGTGA
- the ddh gene encoding D-2-hydroxyacid dehydrogenase yields the protein MADFDAAPEIDLEHLGVHESVSTVFPPEELIETLEDLPVTVSLVADENRDDVDCDAVVTFEHRKWFTDLEWVHSIQAGVDRFPMDDFERVGVVLTNSTGIHDRTVGETVAGYLLAFSRRLHRHVANQQRREWTQPDWNEAFTLPGTTACVVGTGTLGRGVAEVAGSLDVSMRGVRRTPEDVPGFDEIYTTDALLEAVSGVDFVVSTLPLTDETRGLLDAAVFEAMDEDAYVVNVGRGPVVDESALVDALEANKVAGAALDVFETEPLPSDSPLWAMDEVIVTPHSAAFTVDYYRDIAGLVRENVRRLEAGETFTNRVV from the coding sequence ATGGCTGATTTCGATGCCGCGCCCGAGATCGACCTCGAGCACCTCGGCGTCCACGAGTCCGTCTCGACGGTGTTTCCACCCGAGGAACTGATCGAAACGCTCGAGGACCTCCCCGTGACGGTCTCGCTCGTCGCGGACGAGAACCGCGACGACGTCGACTGCGATGCCGTCGTCACCTTCGAGCACCGGAAATGGTTCACCGACCTCGAGTGGGTTCACTCGATTCAGGCGGGCGTCGACCGCTTCCCGATGGACGACTTCGAGCGCGTAGGCGTGGTCCTCACCAACAGCACTGGCATCCACGACCGAACGGTCGGCGAGACGGTGGCCGGCTACCTGCTGGCGTTCTCCCGACGGCTGCACCGCCACGTGGCCAACCAGCAGCGCCGGGAGTGGACCCAACCAGACTGGAACGAGGCGTTCACCTTGCCCGGAACGACGGCCTGCGTCGTCGGCACCGGCACTCTCGGTCGGGGCGTCGCCGAAGTCGCCGGCTCCCTGGACGTCTCGATGCGCGGCGTCCGTCGCACCCCCGAAGACGTCCCCGGATTCGACGAGATATACACGACCGACGCTTTGCTCGAGGCCGTCTCCGGTGTCGACTTCGTCGTCTCGACGCTCCCGCTGACCGACGAGACGCGCGGCCTGCTCGACGCCGCTGTCTTCGAGGCCATGGACGAGGACGCCTACGTCGTCAACGTCGGTCGCGGCCCAGTCGTCGACGAATCGGCGCTCGTCGACGCGCTCGAGGCGAACAAAGTGGCGGGAGCGGCCCTCGACGTGTTCGAGACCGAACCGCTCCCGTCCGACTCGCCCCTCTGGGCGATGGACGAGGTGATCGTGACGCCCCACTCCGCAGCGTTCACCGTCGATTACTACCGGGACATCGCCGGCCTGGTCCGGGAGAACGTCCGTCGACTCGAGGCTGGCGAGACGTTCACGAACCGGGTGGTGTGA
- a CDS encoding NUDIX domain-containing protein has product MTDSTNDDGPEPSHVVTAFLRNAGEILLARRSDAVGTYTGTWGAVSGFAEGDPDAQVTREIAEETGLEDACTLVRSGRPLEVTDAEIGREWVVHPYLFDCDAREVDPSEEHDAHEWAHPTAILTGEFETVPGLWAAYERVAPTVRSITADADHGAAWLSIRGLEVLRDRAGLLVAERADDALENDGRTPARDEEWDELAALADRLLEARPSMAVLRNRVDRAMGTALEASREGDEGDAASEDETPTPDAATVLEATTAVLERAVTADDEAATRASQRLDGAETVMTLSRSGTVLEAIRASDASRVYVAESRPGLEGVDVAESLADERPVTLHTDAAAASLLSRESIDRVVVGADTIRPDGAVVNKTGTRGLALAAAHEGIPVTVVAASDKVSTREDVALESGSKNDVYDGDAEIDVANPTFDVTPAECVYELVSERGILESDDVTALVEEARELAAWQEKR; this is encoded by the coding sequence ATGACCGATTCGACGAACGACGACGGACCGGAACCGAGTCACGTCGTCACCGCCTTTCTCCGAAACGCCGGCGAGATCCTGCTGGCGCGCCGGAGCGACGCCGTCGGTACCTACACTGGAACCTGGGGCGCCGTCTCCGGCTTCGCGGAGGGCGACCCCGACGCGCAGGTGACACGGGAAATCGCCGAGGAAACCGGCCTCGAAGACGCCTGCACGCTCGTTCGATCGGGTCGCCCGCTCGAGGTGACCGACGCCGAGATCGGCCGAGAGTGGGTGGTTCACCCCTACCTGTTCGACTGCGACGCCCGCGAGGTCGACCCGAGCGAGGAACACGACGCCCACGAGTGGGCACACCCGACGGCGATTCTCACAGGCGAGTTCGAGACGGTTCCCGGCCTCTGGGCGGCCTACGAGCGAGTGGCGCCGACTGTGCGTTCGATCACCGCTGACGCCGACCACGGCGCTGCGTGGCTCTCGATCCGGGGCCTCGAGGTCCTGCGAGACCGGGCGGGACTGCTCGTTGCCGAGCGTGCGGACGACGCACTCGAGAACGACGGACGGACGCCCGCTCGCGACGAGGAGTGGGACGAACTCGCCGCCCTCGCCGACCGACTGCTCGAGGCCCGACCGTCGATGGCGGTCCTCCGCAACCGGGTCGATCGGGCGATGGGGACGGCGCTCGAGGCCAGTCGAGAAGGCGACGAGGGTGACGCGGCGAGCGAGGACGAAACCCCGACCCCGGACGCCGCCACCGTCCTCGAGGCGACCACCGCCGTCCTCGAGCGCGCCGTGACCGCCGACGACGAGGCCGCAACGCGGGCGAGCCAGCGCCTCGATGGGGCCGAGACCGTGATGACGCTCTCGCGGTCGGGCACCGTGCTCGAGGCGATTCGAGCGAGCGACGCGAGTCGCGTCTACGTCGCCGAATCTCGGCCCGGACTCGAGGGTGTCGACGTCGCCGAGTCGCTGGCCGACGAGCGCCCCGTGACGCTGCACACCGACGCCGCCGCGGCGTCGCTCCTCTCGCGCGAATCGATCGACCGGGTGGTCGTCGGGGCCGACACCATTCGCCCCGATGGCGCCGTCGTCAACAAGACCGGCACCAGGGGACTGGCGCTCGCGGCCGCTCACGAAGGGATCCCCGTGACGGTCGTCGCCGCGAGCGACAAGGTATCGACGCGCGAGGATGTCGCCCTCGAGTCCGGCTCGAAGAACGACGTTTACGACGGCGACGCCGAGATCGACGTCGCCAACCCGACCTTCGACGTGACACCCGCCGAGTGCGTCTACGAACTCGTTTCCGAGCGCGGTATCCTCGAGTCCGACGACGTCACGGCCCTCGTCGAGGAGGCGCGCGAACTCGCAGCCTGGCAGGAGAAACGATAG
- a CDS encoding DUF6789 family protein has product MTPIADSLRRLRSIAETEGRSSESDDRPREYHVADAVARGVQAGFVATLIMTAFRLPILRSLPPSANFWSRYVTGDDPSDHPVAGLVLHFVYGIQAGALFGALFSLYDADRAIEPEQRGLVWGAVYGMALSAFGSQVMLKEILDIRLESDELALFHAGHLVYGLSLGAWVGSRTEGVEDPEEYEYGDGN; this is encoded by the coding sequence GTGACTCCCATCGCCGACAGCCTCCGACGCCTGCGTTCGATCGCCGAGACCGAGGGTCGCTCGAGTGAGTCGGACGACCGCCCGCGCGAGTATCACGTCGCCGACGCCGTTGCTCGAGGCGTCCAGGCCGGCTTCGTCGCGACGCTGATCATGACCGCCTTCCGCCTGCCGATCCTGCGCTCGCTGCCGCCGTCGGCGAACTTCTGGTCCCGGTACGTGACCGGCGACGATCCGAGCGACCACCCGGTCGCCGGCCTCGTCTTGCACTTCGTCTACGGAATCCAGGCGGGCGCGCTCTTCGGCGCACTGTTCTCGCTGTACGACGCCGACCGGGCTATCGAACCCGAACAGCGTGGCCTCGTCTGGGGTGCGGTGTACGGCATGGCGCTGTCGGCGTTCGGCTCGCAGGTCATGCTGAAGGAAATCCTCGACATTCGACTCGAGTCGGACGAACTCGCGCTGTTTCACGCCGGTCACCTGGTGTACGGCCTCTCGCTGGGTGCCTGGGTCGGCTCGCGAACCGAGGGCGTCGAGGATCCCGAGGAGTACGAGTACGGCGACGGCAACTGA